Within the bacterium genome, the region AGCAAGACCGCCGACTCGGCCCCAAGCATGGTTGTCGCCGTACCGGCACGGTTCAGTCTCACTGCCTCTTGTTCCAGAAACTGAAGGGTCGACGGTGTCTGGGTTCCGCAGATCGTGCGCAACATCCCGGCCAGCGTGTCTCCTTCGGGAGGCACGGTGTGCCACTCGGGTGCCGCAATCGCCGCCAACTGCTTTGTCGTCTCGAGCCCGGCCGGCCGAGCGTCGACGATTTTCAGCGCGCCCGCCTCGGCACGTACCCCGAGAAGGATGATCAACGCTGTGATGAGAGTTGCTCTCCGGGTTCCGGTCGTCAGACGTGTTGAGATCACTAGATAATCTCCGATACCTCGGCAAACGCCGCGACGGGGACTCCCTTGTTGGCCCTCTTCTTCTTGCGACTGATCTTCTTTCTGCAACCGCCGTTCGTGTGAACGCCGATGATTGCGCCGTTCTGATCACGAATTCCGGAGCCGGACGACCGGTTCAGCGTATCGACGTCGTTGTAGAAAAGGCGGTCTTCGCCCACCGCCAGCAGACTTCCGACGTCCACGCGTTTCGGTTCTCCGGCGGGATGTTGGATCAGCACGATCAACTCACCCTTTTCTGGTATGCGGGTGGTGACGGTGGCCACGGGGTACTTCGCGCCGGGCAGCTCACCTTCTTCGTTGGCGCCGATCTCGACGATGGCGTAGTCGAATTGTCCGTTGCGGAATTCGACCAGCTTGACGATCGGAAACGACTCGGGAACGCGCACGACGGAGGTCTCGCCGTCGAGCTGAAAGCCGAAGTTGACCTGCATGATCGTGGCCCGTTGCTCCGGCGTCGGGCCGACCCTCCGGCTGTTTTCTAAACGAAACGGACCACGCAGGTGGCGGGTGAAGCAATGGCCTGCCGTCAGGACATGGTTTTCTGAGATCAGCGTTCCCGTACACCGAGGGAGGCCCGAAACGCTGCCAGGCGAGAAGTCGGGACGCAGCCTACGAATGTCGGCTTCTTCCATCCATTGAATCCTGACAGTCGATGGTTCGTACTCGCGCACGTACTCCTTGGTGACACCCTGCAGCCCCTCGTAGAGCTCGACGTCCTCGGACTCGTCGTGGGCCCCACACTGCGTCATCATTTCCGGAGACGCGCCGCCGAGGTCTGGGATTGCCGGGGATTCCTCGGCAACGTACGTCTCGTCGGAGCCTGACGTCTCTTCCGTAGAAGCGTCCGTATCCGGCGTGTCCACATCGACGTTCGGATCGCTCGAACCACAGGATACGAGAGTCAGCAGAGCCAAACAGCAGAGACCTGTCTTCAACTTCGTGCGCATTGCGTGCCTCTCAACGTGTGCTGGCGTTGGGTGGACCAGCATGGGTTTCTTGCATTGCGCTGATCATAACGTCGAAGAAGTGAAGGGCGAACAAGCTTTCTTTGACTTGCCT harbors:
- a CDS encoding trypsin-like serine protease, whose amino-acid sequence is MRTKLKTGLCCLALLTLVSCGSSDPNVDVDTPDTDASTEETSGSDETYVAEESPAIPDLGGASPEMMTQCGAHDESEDVELYEGLQGVTKEYVREYEPSTVRIQWMEEADIRRLRPDFSPGSVSGLPRCTGTLISENHVLTAGHCFTRHLRGPFRLENSRRVGPTPEQRATIMQVNFGFQLDGETSVVRVPESFPIVKLVEFRNGQFDYAIVEIGANEEGELPGAKYPVATVTTRIPEKGELIVLIQHPAGEPKRVDVGSLLAVGEDRLFYNDVDTLNRSSGSGIRDQNGAIIGVHTNGGCRKKISRKKKRANKGVPVAAFAEVSEII